The following are encoded together in the Adhaeribacter arboris genome:
- a CDS encoding sugar phosphate isomerase/epimerase family protein yields MKYTRNDFLKAAGLGLAASMTPVSFHKLAAQIPGNPKPERLKLGLASYTLHKFSLDETIKILQRLELKEVSLKDMHLPFDASPTQLQEMTAKVKQAGINLYGVGVVYMKSEQEIDRAFTYAKNAGVKMIVGVPNHELLPYTEKKVKEYDIRVAIHNHGPGDKVYPSPESVYEKIRNLDKRIGLCIDIGHTQRIGLDPIKDTLRFADRLYDIHIKDVTGSTEKDTPTEIGRGVIDIPGFLRALLKIKYAGSVSIEYEKNADDPVPGLAESVGYTRGVLRLV; encoded by the coding sequence ATGAAATATACCCGTAACGATTTTCTGAAAGCAGCTGGTTTAGGCTTAGCGGCTAGTATGACCCCTGTTTCTTTTCATAAACTTGCGGCACAAATTCCGGGTAATCCAAAACCCGAACGCTTGAAATTAGGCTTAGCCTCTTACACTTTACATAAATTTAGCCTCGACGAGACCATTAAAATTTTGCAACGCTTAGAGTTGAAAGAAGTATCGTTAAAAGATATGCATTTACCATTCGATGCCTCGCCCACTCAGTTGCAGGAAATGACGGCAAAAGTTAAGCAGGCGGGTATTAATCTGTACGGCGTGGGGGTTGTTTACATGAAATCGGAGCAGGAAATAGATCGGGCATTTACCTACGCCAAAAATGCCGGCGTAAAAATGATTGTGGGTGTACCTAACCACGAGTTATTACCTTACACCGAAAAAAAGGTAAAAGAATACGACATACGCGTTGCTATTCATAACCACGGTCCCGGAGACAAAGTGTACCCCAGCCCGGAAAGTGTGTACGAAAAGATAAGAAATCTGGATAAACGTATTGGCTTGTGCATTGACATTGGCCACACCCAACGTATTGGTTTAGACCCGATAAAAGACACCCTGCGCTTTGCCGATCGCTTGTATGATATTCATATAAAAGACGTTACAGGCAGCACTGAGAAAGATACGCCTACCGAAATTGGACGTGGTGTAATTGATATCCCTGGTTTTCTGAGAGCCTTGCTAAAAATTAAATATGCCGGCAGTGTATCCATCGAATACGAGAAAAATGCCGACGATCCTGTTCCAGGTTTAGCAGAGTCGGTTGGATATACCAGAGGCGTGCTGCGGTTAGTATAA
- the ilvA gene encoding threonine ammonia-lyase IlvA, giving the protein MSEEEVEVEKATLVSAEEVRIAAARLQNVVNHTPLLRSINLSEKYQANIYLKREDLQVVRSYKLRGAYNKIRSLAPEQLINGIVCASAGNHAQGVAYSCHKMGIKGHIFMPVTTPQQKLKQVQLFGKEHVEIVLTGDTFDDSYLQALEFSNKNNTVFIHPFDDPQVIAGQGTVGLEILETINEPVDVLLLPIGGGGLAAGVSSYFREVSPKTTLIGIEPEGAPAMQKSIEAGKKITLEHIDKFVDGAAVKAVGDLTLQICQENLDEVITVPEGKVCSTILQLYNEEAMVVEPAGALSIAALDFLQEQIIGKTVVCIVSGGNNDITRTEEIKERSLLYEGLKHYFIVNFPQRAGALKEFVNYILGPTDDITHFEYTKKNSREKGPALVGIELKNRTDFDALVQRMAERNFNCEYINNRPEFYHFII; this is encoded by the coding sequence ATGTCGGAAGAAGAAGTTGAGGTAGAAAAGGCAACTCTGGTTAGCGCCGAAGAGGTTAGAATAGCTGCTGCCCGGTTGCAAAATGTGGTGAACCATACTCCTTTGCTGCGAAGCATAAATTTATCGGAGAAATATCAGGCTAATATTTACCTGAAGCGCGAAGATTTACAGGTAGTGCGATCCTATAAACTGCGGGGTGCTTATAATAAAATTAGGAGTTTAGCGCCGGAGCAATTAATAAATGGTATTGTATGTGCCAGTGCGGGTAATCATGCACAAGGGGTAGCGTATTCGTGCCACAAAATGGGCATTAAAGGCCATATTTTTATGCCGGTAACTACGCCGCAGCAAAAATTAAAGCAAGTACAATTGTTCGGGAAAGAACATGTAGAGATAGTTCTCACCGGCGATACTTTCGATGATTCTTACCTCCAGGCATTAGAGTTCTCGAATAAAAATAATACTGTCTTTATTCACCCTTTCGACGATCCGCAAGTTATTGCCGGCCAAGGTACGGTTGGTTTGGAAATACTGGAAACCATAAATGAACCGGTAGATGTACTTTTATTACCAATTGGTGGCGGTGGTTTAGCCGCTGGTGTCTCCAGTTATTTTCGGGAAGTAAGTCCGAAAACTACTCTTATTGGTATTGAGCCGGAAGGTGCTCCTGCCATGCAAAAATCCATTGAAGCGGGTAAAAAAATAACGCTGGAGCACATTGATAAATTTGTGGATGGCGCTGCCGTAAAAGCAGTAGGAGATTTAACGCTACAAATTTGCCAAGAAAACCTGGATGAAGTAATAACGGTGCCGGAAGGTAAAGTTTGTTCAACTATTCTGCAGCTTTACAACGAAGAAGCTATGGTGGTAGAGCCAGCTGGAGCGTTAAGTATTGCCGCTTTGGATTTTCTGCAAGAGCAAATTATTGGTAAAACAGTAGTGTGCATAGTGAGTGGGGGAAATAACGATATTACCCGCACCGAAGAAATTAAAGAGCGCTCACTGTTGTACGAAGGCCTGAAGCATTACTTTATCGTCAACTTTCCGCAACGTGCCGGGGCTTTGAAAGAATTTGTAAATTATATTTTAGGCCCTACCGATGATATTACGCACTTTGAATACACCAAAAAGAACAGCCGCGAGAAAGGACCAGCTTTAGTTGGTATCGAATTGAAAAACCGCACCGACTTTGATGCCTTGGTGCAGCGGATGGCTGAACGCAACTTCAATTGCGAGTACATTAATAACCGGCCGGAGTTTTATCATTTTATAATTTAG
- the ilvC gene encoding ketol-acid reductoisomerase — protein MAKINFGGTEESVVTREEFPLEQAREILKNETIAVLGYGVQGPGQALNLRDNGFNVIVGQRKDSKTWDKAVNDGWVPGETLFELEEACERGTILQFLLSDAGQIAAWPMVKSHLKPGKTLYFSHGFGVTFKERTGIIPPTDVDVILVAPKGSGTSLRRMFLEGKGLNSSFAIFQDATGKAREKVIALGIGVGSGYLFETDFKKEVYSDLTGERGTLMGALAGILEAQYNLLRKKGHSPSESFNETVEELTESLILLVAENGMDWMYANCSTTAQRGALDWKNKFRDAVTPVFEELYESVATGKEAQRSIDTNSQPDYREKLDAELAELRNSEMWQAGAQVRKLRPQNN, from the coding sequence ATGGCAAAAATCAATTTTGGCGGAACCGAAGAAAGTGTTGTAACCCGGGAAGAATTTCCTTTGGAGCAAGCAAGAGAAATTTTAAAAAATGAAACAATTGCGGTACTCGGTTATGGCGTGCAAGGTCCCGGACAGGCGTTAAACCTGCGCGATAATGGCTTCAACGTAATTGTTGGTCAGCGAAAGGATTCCAAAACCTGGGATAAAGCTGTGAATGATGGCTGGGTACCCGGCGAAACTTTATTCGAACTGGAAGAAGCCTGTGAACGTGGTACTATTCTGCAATTCTTACTTTCGGATGCCGGCCAGATTGCCGCTTGGCCAATGGTAAAAAGCCATTTAAAGCCAGGTAAAACCTTGTATTTCTCGCATGGTTTCGGGGTTACTTTTAAAGAGCGTACCGGTATTATTCCACCAACTGATGTAGATGTAATTCTGGTAGCTCCCAAAGGTTCTGGTACCAGTTTGCGCCGCATGTTTCTGGAAGGTAAAGGTTTAAACTCCAGCTTCGCTATTTTTCAGGACGCTACGGGTAAAGCCCGCGAAAAAGTAATTGCTTTGGGTATTGGCGTAGGTTCTGGTTATTTATTCGAAACTGATTTCAAAAAAGAAGTATATTCTGATTTAACCGGTGAGCGCGGTACTTTAATGGGAGCTTTAGCTGGTATTCTGGAAGCACAATATAACCTGCTACGCAAAAAAGGTCATTCACCTTCTGAATCATTCAACGAAACCGTAGAAGAATTAACTGAAAGTTTGATTTTGCTGGTAGCCGAAAATGGTATGGACTGGATGTATGCTAACTGCTCTACTACTGCGCAACGAGGAGCCTTGGATTGGAAAAACAAATTCCGTGATGCCGTAACGCCCGTTTTCGAAGAATTATACGAAAGTGTAGCAACTGGTAAGGAAGCTCAACGCTCAATTGATACCAACAGTCAGCCAGATTACCGCGAGAAACTGGATGCAGAATTAGCGGAACTGCGCAATTCAGAAATGTGGCAAGCCGGTGCCCAGGTTCGGAAACTGCGCCCACAGAATAATTAA
- the ilvD gene encoding dihydroxy-acid dehydratase — protein MSTKLNRYSYLVTQEETNPAAQAMLHAIGLSDDDLKKAQIGIVSTGFEGNPCNMHLNDLAQLVKKGTNSTEDVIGLIFHAIGVSDGISMGTPGMRYSLPSRDIIADSIETVVNAQSYDGVIAVVGCDKNMPGAMIGFARLNRPAILVYGGTIAPGNYCDAAGKFTDKKLDIVSAFEALGEKYAGTISPEDFKGVIEHACPGAGACGGMYTANTMSSAIEAMGMSLPYSSSNPAVSPEKSEECIQAGIAIRQLLEKDIKPKDILTKKAFENAMVVITVLGGSTNAVLHLLAIANTLGVDITIDDFQRISNKTPLLGDMKPSGKYHMEAVHKVGGIPAVMKMLLKEGLLHGDCLTVTGKTIAENLADLPGLTPGQDVIMPLSNPIKETGHLRILYGNLAEQGAVAKITGKEGERFEGTAKVFDGEFEANDGILAGKVKEGDVIVIRYEGPKGGPGMPEMLKPTSLIMGAGLGKSVALITDGRFSGGTHGFVVGHITPEAQEGGTIALLQDGDKIIIDAVNNKLEVALTDEEIAKRKAAWQPRPLRKTSGILYKYAKSVSSASEGCVTDR, from the coding sequence ATGAGTACTAAATTAAACCGTTACAGTTACCTCGTTACCCAGGAAGAAACTAACCCAGCGGCGCAGGCTATGTTGCACGCCATTGGCTTAAGCGACGATGACCTGAAAAAAGCTCAGATTGGTATTGTGAGTACTGGTTTTGAGGGCAACCCGTGTAATATGCACCTCAACGACCTGGCCCAACTGGTAAAGAAAGGTACGAACAGCACCGAAGATGTAATTGGTTTAATATTTCATGCCATTGGCGTTAGCGATGGAATTTCCATGGGAACCCCCGGCATGCGCTATTCTTTGCCTTCCCGCGATATTATTGCTGACTCTATTGAAACCGTAGTAAACGCCCAAAGCTACGACGGGGTTATTGCCGTTGTAGGTTGCGATAAGAATATGCCGGGCGCTATGATTGGTTTTGCCCGGCTAAACCGGCCGGCCATTCTGGTTTACGGGGGTACTATTGCTCCAGGTAATTATTGCGATGCAGCGGGTAAGTTCACCGATAAGAAATTAGACATTGTATCAGCGTTCGAAGCATTAGGTGAAAAATATGCCGGTACCATTTCGCCGGAAGATTTTAAAGGCGTCATTGAACATGCTTGCCCCGGCGCTGGAGCTTGTGGGGGTATGTATACGGCCAATACCATGTCGTCGGCGATTGAAGCCATGGGTATGAGCTTGCCTTATAGTTCTTCTAATCCGGCTGTTAGCCCCGAAAAAAGCGAAGAATGTATTCAGGCGGGTATTGCTATTCGCCAACTGCTCGAAAAAGATATCAAGCCTAAAGATATCTTAACCAAAAAGGCTTTTGAAAATGCTATGGTGGTAATTACGGTATTAGGTGGTTCTACCAATGCAGTATTACACTTATTAGCTATTGCCAATACTTTGGGGGTAGATATTACCATCGACGATTTTCAGCGCATCAGCAATAAAACCCCGCTATTAGGCGATATGAAACCAAGCGGGAAATACCACATGGAAGCTGTGCATAAAGTGGGTGGCATACCGGCAGTAATGAAAATGTTACTGAAAGAAGGATTGCTCCACGGCGACTGCTTAACCGTAACTGGCAAAACCATAGCTGAAAATTTAGCTGACTTGCCGGGTTTAACTCCTGGCCAGGATGTTATTATGCCTCTTAGTAATCCTATCAAAGAAACAGGTCACCTGCGTATTTTATACGGTAACTTAGCGGAGCAAGGAGCGGTAGCCAAAATTACCGGTAAGGAAGGTGAGCGTTTTGAAGGCACCGCCAAAGTATTCGACGGAGAGTTTGAAGCGAATGACGGTATTTTAGCGGGTAAAGTAAAAGAAGGTGATGTAATTGTTATCCGGTACGAAGGTCCGAAAGGTGGCCCAGGTATGCCGGAGATGCTGAAGCCTACTTCTTTAATAATGGGTGCAGGTTTAGGTAAATCGGTGGCGTTAATTACGGATGGCCGTTTCTCAGGCGGTACCCATGGTTTTGTAGTAGGCCATATTACCCCGGAAGCCCAGGAAGGCGGTACCATTGCTTTATTACAGGATGGTGACAAAATTATTATTGATGCCGTGAATAATAAACTGGAAGTGGCTTTAACCGACGAAGAAATTGCTAAACGCAAAGCAGCTTGGCAGCCACGACCGTTACGGAAAACCTCCGGTATATTATATAAATACGCTAAATCTGTTTCGTCGGCCTCCGAAGGTTGTGTAACGGATAGATAA
- a CDS encoding alpha/beta hydrolase encodes MLKGMVITGAVVVSIVLILLGVIYSLQDRLIFFPEKLPRDYVFPFNNPFQEVFLETLDGAEIHALHFRAKEPKGVILYFHGNAGNLRSWGYLAEEYLAYNYDVFMVDYRGFGKSTGIRTEAALHQDAQLAYQHVVKEYPENKIIVFGRSIGTGMAVPVAARNKPKCLLLETPFYNFADVAKTHYSFLPVTLLLKYSFRSDEWIQKVNCPIYIFHGTADKVVLYSSGEKLAQVADSAKTRLITIPNSGHNDLSNFHQYRQALQTILQ; translated from the coding sequence ATGCTGAAAGGGATGGTAATTACAGGAGCGGTTGTAGTAAGTATTGTACTCATTTTATTAGGGGTTATTTATAGCTTGCAGGATCGGCTTATTTTCTTTCCCGAAAAGTTACCGCGCGATTATGTATTCCCGTTTAATAATCCCTTTCAGGAAGTATTTCTAGAAACTTTGGATGGAGCAGAGATTCATGCTTTGCACTTCCGGGCTAAAGAACCCAAAGGTGTAATTTTATATTTTCATGGTAATGCGGGCAACTTGCGTAGTTGGGGTTACTTAGCGGAAGAGTATTTAGCTTATAACTACGATGTATTTATGGTGGATTACCGGGGTTTTGGAAAAAGCACCGGAATTCGTACCGAAGCCGCTTTGCACCAGGATGCCCAATTAGCTTACCAGCATGTAGTTAAGGAATATCCCGAAAATAAAATAATAGTCTTTGGGCGTTCTATCGGCACTGGAATGGCTGTACCAGTGGCCGCCCGGAATAAACCCAAATGCTTATTACTAGAAACTCCTTTTTATAATTTTGCCGATGTAGCGAAAACGCATTACTCGTTTCTGCCGGTTACTTTATTATTAAAATACAGCTTCCGGTCGGATGAGTGGATTCAAAAAGTAAATTGCCCCATTTATATTTTTCATGGCACCGCGGATAAGGTAGTACTCTACTCTTCCGGAGAAAAATTAGCCCAGGTGGCCGATTCTGCTAAAACAAGGCTTATCACCATCCCAAATAGCGGGCATAACGATCTAAGCAATTTCCACCAGTATCGGCAAGCGCTACAAACCATTCTACAATAA
- the ilvN gene encoding acetolactate synthase small subunit, with product MAIEDYQIDLGEEKTYTIFAFTENKVGLLNRITIVFTRRHINIESITVSESEVKNVYRYTIIIKTTYAQVEKLVKQIAKQVDVLRASFYPEEETIFQEIAMYKIPMSSMINGSQVEGIVRDSNARILTVDPHYIIIEKTGHSEETRALFEKLAPFGILQFTRSGRIAITKHMKDLSTYLREQEEAYL from the coding sequence ATGGCGATAGAAGATTACCAGATAGATTTAGGCGAAGAAAAAACGTACACCATATTTGCTTTTACCGAAAATAAAGTAGGTCTACTTAACCGCATCACCATCGTTTTTACCCGACGGCACATTAATATTGAAAGTATCACCGTCTCAGAATCTGAAGTAAAAAATGTGTATCGCTACACTATCATTATTAAAACTACTTACGCCCAGGTAGAAAAGCTCGTAAAACAAATTGCGAAGCAGGTAGATGTGCTGCGGGCTTCGTTTTATCCGGAAGAAGAAACCATTTTTCAGGAAATCGCGATGTATAAAATCCCGATGAGTTCGATGATTAATGGTAGCCAGGTAGAAGGTATTGTCCGGGACAGCAATGCGCGAATTCTTACGGTAGATCCGCATTACATTATTATTGAAAAAACGGGCCACAGCGAAGAAACCCGGGCCTTGTTTGAGAAGCTAGCGCCTTTTGGTATCCTGCAATTTACCCGCAGTGGCCGTATTGCTATCACCAAACACATGAAAGACCTGAGCACTTACCTGCGCGAACAGGAAGAAGCTTATTTATAG
- a CDS encoding response regulator, producing MNELQILLAEDNKLNQLMIKKVVEDFGFALDIVETGKEAVEKLAMQHYDLILMDVNMPEMDGYTATKHIRENMGEKSNIPIIVVTSPSDRQEHVKSLLLGANTFISKPINADELLTEIMTLVITKPIFG from the coding sequence ATGAATGAGTTACAGATTCTGCTGGCCGAGGATAACAAACTTAATCAGTTGATGATAAAAAAAGTAGTGGAGGATTTTGGTTTTGCTTTAGATATAGTAGAAACCGGTAAAGAAGCCGTTGAAAAACTTGCCATGCAGCATTATGATCTTATTCTGATGGATGTAAATATGCCGGAGATGGATGGCTACACCGCAACTAAACATATCCGGGAAAATATGGGGGAAAAAAGCAATATTCCTATTATTGTAGTTACCAGCCCCAGTGACCGGCAGGAGCACGTTAAATCTTTATTGTTGGGGGCAAATACTTTTATTTCTAAACCAATTAATGCGGATGAATTACTAACAGAAATTATGACGTTAGTAATAACCAAACCAATTTTTGGGTAA
- the thrA gene encoding bifunctional aspartate kinase/homoserine dehydrogenase I translates to MIVLKFGGSSVSTPENILKVLAVVKSHSSVHELAVVVSAFGGVTDSLINTSRLAEKGDLAYKQELKKLEERHLAAVKELIHATRQSAIIANVKFLLNELEDILQGVFLVKELSLKTLDFISSFGERLSSYLIAEAFKENGLPAFAADYRQLIVTDRTYGNAKVQFEVTNARIKQYLTNNRELPVIPGFVATTEHGETTTLGRGGSDYTAAIVAAALDSASLEIWTDVNGMMTADPRRVKNAIPIEELSYEEALELSYFGAKIIYPPTIQPALSKKIPIRLKNTFEPDAPGTLISQNPRKSEAPVKGIASIENISLLTISGSGMVGASGIAMRFFGALATQKINVILITQASSEHSISVGINQRDATRAQLAIEQEFQLEMQAGIVDKVNIQNDLAILALVGLNMKNTPGIAGKLFSSLGRNGINIIAIAQGTSELNISCVIQKKDEEKALNTIHEAFFLSDIKTLHLFVVGTGTVGATLLKQIKNQAPNLYKTLSIDIKLIGLTNSKKAVFNEAGIPWPNWEEVFENNSRESNIEVFVERMAELNLPNAIFVDCTANPEVAATYKFLLERSISIVTPNKIAASSNYHTYKELKSLAAKRGVKYLYETNVGAGLPIISTLNDLIRSGDKVLKIEGIFSGTMNYLFNTVSADKKLSTVVQEAMDLGYAEPDPRIDLSGKDVARKIMILARETGDNLELEDVHINPFLPTNCLQDSPMDEFWQNLRSYEDTFETQRAEVEKQNKGYRLVASWEDGKARIELREVDKSHPFYSVSGSDNIILFTTERYKMQPLIVKGSGAGAEVTAAGVFADIIRIAS, encoded by the coding sequence ATGATAGTTTTAAAGTTTGGTGGGTCTTCGGTGAGCACTCCGGAGAATATTTTAAAAGTACTGGCGGTGGTAAAATCGCATTCGTCGGTGCATGAGTTAGCAGTGGTGGTTTCTGCTTTTGGTGGGGTTACGGATAGCTTAATTAATACGAGCCGGTTAGCTGAGAAAGGTGATTTAGCTTATAAACAAGAACTCAAAAAACTGGAAGAACGCCACTTGGCTGCCGTTAAAGAACTTATCCACGCTACCCGCCAAAGCGCTATTATTGCCAACGTAAAGTTTTTATTGAACGAGCTCGAAGATATTCTGCAAGGTGTATTTCTGGTAAAAGAACTGAGCTTAAAAACCCTGGATTTTATTTCGAGTTTTGGGGAGCGTTTATCGTCGTACCTCATTGCGGAAGCATTTAAAGAAAACGGTTTACCTGCCTTCGCTGCCGATTACCGGCAGTTGATTGTTACCGACCGAACTTACGGTAATGCCAAAGTACAGTTCGAAGTAACCAATGCTCGCATTAAACAATATTTAACCAACAATCGCGAGTTACCGGTTATCCCGGGTTTTGTAGCTACTACCGAACATGGTGAAACCACTACTTTGGGCCGGGGCGGCTCCGACTATACGGCTGCTATCGTGGCTGCCGCTCTGGACTCGGCTAGTTTAGAAATCTGGACCGATGTAAACGGCATGATGACTGCTGACCCACGCCGGGTAAAAAACGCTATTCCGATTGAGGAGTTATCGTACGAAGAAGCCTTAGAGTTATCTTACTTTGGGGCAAAAATTATTTATCCGCCTACCATTCAGCCGGCATTAAGTAAAAAAATTCCGATTCGGTTAAAAAACACGTTCGAACCGGATGCGCCCGGTACGCTTATTTCCCAAAATCCGCGGAAGAGCGAAGCCCCGGTAAAAGGGATTGCTTCCATCGAAAATATCTCTTTGCTTACTATTTCGGGCAGCGGTATGGTGGGTGCCAGTGGTATTGCCATGCGTTTTTTTGGCGCCTTAGCCACCCAAAAGATAAACGTAATTTTAATTACCCAAGCCTCCTCGGAGCACTCCATTAGCGTAGGTATTAACCAGCGCGACGCTACCCGGGCCCAACTGGCAATTGAACAAGAGTTTCAACTGGAAATGCAGGCTGGCATTGTGGATAAAGTAAATATCCAGAACGATTTAGCGATTTTGGCTTTAGTAGGTCTGAATATGAAAAACACTCCCGGTATTGCTGGTAAATTATTTAGTTCGCTGGGCCGTAATGGTATTAATATTATTGCCATTGCTCAAGGCACTTCTGAGCTTAATATTTCCTGCGTTATCCAGAAAAAAGACGAAGAAAAAGCTTTAAATACTATTCACGAAGCTTTCTTCCTTTCGGATATAAAAACCTTACATTTATTTGTGGTGGGTACCGGTACCGTGGGCGCTACTTTGCTCAAACAAATTAAGAACCAAGCCCCTAACCTTTACAAAACCTTATCTATCGATATTAAACTGATTGGCCTTACCAACAGCAAAAAAGCGGTATTTAACGAGGCGGGAATTCCTTGGCCGAATTGGGAAGAAGTTTTTGAAAATAATAGCCGGGAGTCGAATATAGAAGTATTTGTCGAGCGTATGGCCGAGCTTAACTTACCGAATGCCATATTTGTGGATTGCACCGCTAATCCGGAAGTAGCCGCCACTTATAAATTTTTGTTGGAACGAAGTATTTCCATTGTAACGCCGAATAAAATTGCGGCTTCGAGTAATTACCATACGTACAAAGAATTAAAGAGCCTGGCGGCGAAGCGCGGGGTAAAATATTTGTACGAAACTAACGTAGGGGCTGGCTTACCAATTATTAGCACCTTAAACGATTTAATCCGGAGCGGCGATAAGGTTCTCAAAATTGAAGGTATTTTCTCGGGAACGATGAATTACCTGTTTAATACCGTAAGTGCGGACAAAAAGCTGAGTACCGTGGTGCAGGAAGCCATGGATTTAGGTTACGCCGAACCTGACCCGCGCATTGACTTAAGCGGCAAAGATGTGGCCCGTAAAATTATGATTCTGGCCCGCGAAACGGGTGATAATTTAGAATTGGAGGATGTGCACATTAATCCGTTTTTACCAACCAATTGTTTACAAGACTCCCCAATGGACGAATTCTGGCAAAACCTGCGTTCGTACGAAGACACCTTCGAAACACAACGAGCTGAAGTAGAAAAACAAAACAAAGGCTACCGCTTAGTAGCGTCCTGGGAAGATGGTAAAGCCCGCATAGAACTGCGCGAAGTAGATAAAAGCCATCCGTTTTACTCTGTTTCTGGTTCTGATAATATTATCTTATTTACCACCGAACGCTACAAAATGCAGCCACTGATTGTGAAAGGTTCCGGGGCCGGTGCCGAAGTAACCGCCGCCGGTGTATTTGCCGATATTATCCGGATTGCAAGTTAG
- the ilvB gene encoding biosynthetic-type acetolactate synthase large subunit gives MNALVAEASEKEKVIITEKKMVTGAQGLLLSLLEEGVDTIFGYPGGAIMPIYDALYDFADQLKHHLVRHEQGGAHAAQGYARITGKPGVCFATSGPGATNLITGIADAQIDSTPLVCITGQVASHLLGTDAFQETDVLGVTMPVTKWNYQVTRADEIPEAIAKAFYIATSGRPGPVLIDITKDAQNAKFEFEYKKCKRISSYYPVPKLNEKAIAAAAELINNAKKPYVLWGQGVLLSNAQEDLKAFIEKAGIPAAWTILGLAGLPTDHPLNVGMLGMHGNYGPNLLTNECDVLIAVGMRFDDRVTGDLKCYARQAKIIHIEIDPAEINKNVRADVAVNADAKVALQALLPLINENKHEAWLQKFRDCAKIEYEKVIAPEILPTEGKLKMAEVMHLVSELSEGKAVIVTDVGQHQMVAMRYYNFKDTRRSNITSGGLGTMGFCLPAAMGAKVGAPDRQVIAVIGDGGFQMTLQELGCIFQYQIGVKVLILNNNFLGMVRQWQQLFHQKRYSFTEMVNPDFVGIAKAYGITANKVTQRETLESSIQAMLDHEGPYVLEVVVEKEDNVFPMVPAGDSVSNIRLS, from the coding sequence ATGAACGCATTAGTAGCCGAGGCATCAGAAAAGGAAAAGGTAATAATAACGGAAAAGAAAATGGTAACCGGAGCTCAGGGGCTTCTGCTGTCCTTGCTCGAAGAAGGTGTCGATACTATATTCGGATATCCGGGCGGAGCCATTATGCCCATTTATGATGCCCTATACGACTTTGCAGATCAACTAAAACATCATTTAGTGCGTCACGAACAAGGTGGTGCACATGCCGCTCAAGGTTACGCCCGTATTACTGGTAAACCAGGAGTTTGTTTTGCTACATCTGGTCCGGGCGCTACTAATTTAATTACGGGTATTGCCGATGCCCAGATTGACTCTACTCCTTTGGTGTGCATTACCGGTCAGGTAGCTTCCCACTTGCTGGGTACAGATGCTTTTCAGGAAACGGATGTACTGGGTGTTACCATGCCGGTAACAAAATGGAATTACCAGGTTACCCGAGCAGATGAAATACCCGAAGCTATCGCTAAGGCTTTTTACATTGCTACTTCTGGCCGACCTGGTCCGGTTTTAATTGATATTACCAAGGATGCTCAGAATGCCAAGTTCGAGTTTGAATATAAGAAATGTAAGCGCATTTCGAGCTATTATCCGGTACCTAAGCTTAATGAAAAAGCTATTGCAGCAGCGGCCGAATTAATTAATAATGCCAAAAAACCCTATGTACTTTGGGGACAAGGTGTTTTATTATCAAACGCGCAGGAAGACTTAAAAGCATTTATTGAAAAAGCTGGTATTCCGGCTGCCTGGACCATTCTTGGGTTAGCGGGTTTGCCTACTGACCATCCGCTTAATGTGGGTATGTTGGGCATGCATGGTAATTACGGGCCAAATTTATTAACGAACGAGTGCGACGTACTCATTGCTGTTGGCATGCGCTTCGATGACCGGGTAACTGGCGATTTAAAGTGCTATGCCCGACAAGCCAAAATTATTCACATAGAAATTGACCCGGCCGAAATAAACAAGAATGTACGGGCAGATGTAGCCGTTAACGCCGATGCAAAAGTCGCTTTACAAGCATTATTGCCTTTAATTAACGAGAACAAGCACGAAGCCTGGCTGCAGAAATTTAGAGATTGTGCTAAAATAGAATACGAAAAAGTAATTGCACCCGAAATATTGCCTACTGAAGGAAAATTAAAAATGGCGGAAGTTATGCATTTGGTTTCCGAATTATCAGAAGGCAAAGCTGTAATTGTAACTGACGTAGGGCAGCACCAGATGGTAGCTATGCGTTATTATAATTTTAAAGATACCCGCCGCAGCAACATTACTTCGGGTGGTTTAGGTACCATGGGCTTTTGTTTGCCAGCCGCTATGGGTGCCAAAGTGGGTGCCCCGGACCGGCAAGTAATTGCGGTAATTGGCGATGGTGGTTTCCAGATGACCTTGCAAGAGTTAGGCTGTATTTTTCAGTACCAGATTGGAGTGAAGGTGTTAATTTTAAATAACAACTTCCTGGGTATGGTGCGTCAATGGCAGCAACTGTTCCACCAGAAACGGTATTCTTTTACGGAAATGGTAAACCCTGATTTTGTAGGTATTGCTAAAGCTTATGGTATAACTGCCAATAAAGTAACGCAACGCGAGACTTTAGAAAGTTCTATCCAAGCCATGCTCGACCACGAAGGGCCTTATGTGTTAGAAGTAGTAGTGGAAAAAGAAGATAACGTATTCCCGATGGTACCCGCCGGCGATTCCGTATCTAATATTCGGTTATCATAG